A portion of the Ferrimonas lipolytica genome contains these proteins:
- a CDS encoding PilN domain-containing protein, which translates to MKTRINLYSATMLPVKPRLTLPLVLGASLLLLVLMLLLGVYHNWQLQQLQQQQQQLTLQKQALTADVAQYSAELAKLTPSLQLQADVAQAQSKLQGLQQIQSLLEHDKFLIEPGFSNLMQDLSKAADKQVWLQEFAVSSGHMRLAGLAQRAAAVPAWIDKLGSQESLRGRALSNLTINGEEGGPVKFEASHQPQALTTKEGQ; encoded by the coding sequence ATGAAGACAAGAATTAACCTTTATTCAGCAACTATGCTGCCGGTGAAGCCACGGTTGACCTTGCCACTAGTGTTGGGGGCGTCATTACTGTTGCTCGTGTTAATGCTGTTGTTGGGTGTTTACCACAACTGGCAGTTGCAACAGTTACAGCAACAACAGCAACAACTGACGCTTCAAAAACAGGCCCTTACTGCTGATGTGGCACAGTACAGCGCTGAGCTGGCTAAGCTAACCCCTTCATTGCAGTTGCAAGCGGACGTTGCTCAAGCGCAATCAAAGTTACAGGGGCTGCAACAGATCCAGTCGCTGCTTGAGCATGATAAGTTTCTGATTGAACCGGGCTTCTCCAACCTGATGCAAGATCTGTCCAAGGCGGCAGATAAGCAGGTGTGGTTGCAAGAGTTTGCGGTTTCTAGTGGCCATATGCGTTTAGCAGGATTAGCCCAACGCGCAGCAGCGGTACCAGCATGGATCGACAAGCTAGGCAGCCAAGAGTCGTTGCGCGGCCGAGCGCTAAGTAACCTCACCATCAATGGTGAAGAGGGTGGGCCGGTGAAGTTTGAGGCCAGCCATCAGCCACAGGCATTAACGACTAAGGAGGGCCAATGA